From a region of the Candidatus Hydrogenedentota bacterium genome:
- the truA gene encoding tRNA pseudouridine(38-40) synthase TruA encodes METGAHPLKCTVRYDGTGFAGWQRQENGPSVQEAVETAFARIAGTAVPIQGAGRTDAGVHALGQVFSCEWPGPVPARLRHAVSKMLAPRIRIERVAPAPPGFNARFAAKSKRYVYAFDFGREPDPFAAPYAWHVPYRVDLDLIRQCLPQITGRRDFAGFQSTGNQMKSTVRTVYSVTLHRGGWCGPSDNTGLWRLEFHGDGFLYKMVRNLCGTLIEIGRGRFPESFLENQLAAGGPFLGHCAPPQGLALAEVRYDGGESAP; translated from the coding sequence ATGGAAACAGGCGCGCATCCCCTCAAATGCACCGTCCGGTACGACGGGACCGGCTTCGCCGGGTGGCAGCGGCAGGAAAACGGCCCCTCCGTGCAGGAGGCCGTCGAGACGGCCTTTGCCCGGATTGCGGGCACTGCCGTGCCCATCCAGGGCGCCGGACGCACCGACGCCGGGGTCCACGCCCTGGGCCAGGTCTTCTCCTGCGAATGGCCCGGACCCGTGCCCGCGCGCCTGCGCCACGCCGTCTCCAAAATGCTCGCGCCCCGCATCCGCATCGAGCGGGTCGCTCCCGCGCCGCCGGGGTTCAACGCCCGCTTTGCCGCAAAGTCCAAGCGCTATGTCTACGCCTTCGACTTCGGACGCGAGCCGGACCCCTTCGCCGCGCCCTACGCCTGGCACGTGCCCTACCGGGTGGACCTGGACCTGATCCGCCAATGCCTGCCCCAAATCACCGGGCGCCGCGACTTCGCCGGTTTCCAGAGCACGGGCAACCAGATGAAGTCCACCGTCCGCACCGTCTACTCCGTCACCCTGCACCGGGGCGGCTGGTGCGGCCCGTCGGACAACACCGGCCTCTGGCGGCTGGAGTTCCACGGCGACGGGTTCCTCTACAAAATGGTCCGCAACCTCTGCGGCACCCTCATCGAGATTGGCCGGGGACGCTTCCCAGAATCCTTCCTCGAAAACCAGCTCGCCGCGGGCGGCCCGTTCCTCGGCCACTGCGCCCCGCCCCAGGGGCTCGCCCTGGCCGAAGTCCGCTACGACGGCGGGGAATCCGCACCCTGA